Proteins co-encoded in one Mycobacterium mantenii genomic window:
- a CDS encoding PRC-barrel domain-containing protein — protein MTTEADTTLIKLTGTVVKVTNATDDMRGRQVKDKDHKHFGRVHDVFVDDRERKPRFLLVDHGGLLGIGEKTFFIPVDVIEATTSDDVFVGDAHDHICGAPAYEAELVNNRDYQSRVCGYYGCLPYWSSGYVDPSFNL, from the coding sequence ATGACAACTGAGGCTGACACCACTCTCATCAAGCTCACGGGTACGGTTGTGAAGGTCACCAACGCCACCGACGACATGCGTGGACGGCAGGTAAAGGACAAGGACCACAAACACTTCGGCAGGGTGCATGACGTCTTCGTGGACGACCGTGAACGCAAGCCCCGTTTCCTCCTCGTCGACCATGGTGGCCTTCTCGGCATCGGCGAAAAGACGTTTTTCATCCCAGTCGACGTGATCGAGGCGACCACCAGTGATGATGTCTTCGTCGGCGATGCGCACGATCACATCTGCGGGGCACCGGCATATGAGGCAGAACTGGTCAACAATCGTGACTACCAGAGCCGCGTCTGTGGGTATTACGGATGCTTGCCCTACTGGTCGTCCGGTTACGTCGACCCAAGCTTCAACCTGTAA
- a CDS encoding Acg family FMN-binding oxidoreductase has protein sequence MSDTMLETTVMENAVRIACRAPSLYNTQPWRWVTDGAGLDLLLDTSRVVHTDRSTREAHIGCGGALDHLRVAMAAAGWIADVERFPDPANPAHLARVKFVPAEGVTDEQRRRADAMLKRRTDRLPFLAPVDWESFEPLLRGGIDGSGVCLDVLPEETRPRLAEAAEFTESLRLYDSPYHLELDWWTAPFEVSEGIPYSSLISVAESHRVGVNRHFPFTRNLDRRAGITRDFSKILMLSTEDDTHANALACGEALSRVLLECTMAGLATCTVSQLTELSVSRELLAAITGHTDLPQVLIRVGVAPALDGTPPPTPRRALADVLRRKS, from the coding sequence GTGTCGGACACCATGTTGGAAACTACGGTCATGGAGAACGCGGTCCGGATCGCCTGCCGTGCCCCGTCGCTGTACAACACCCAGCCGTGGCGCTGGGTGACAGACGGCGCCGGGCTGGACCTGCTTCTCGATACGAGCCGCGTCGTGCACACGGACCGATCGACGCGAGAGGCCCACATCGGCTGCGGCGGGGCGCTCGATCATCTTCGGGTGGCGATGGCGGCCGCGGGCTGGATCGCCGATGTCGAGCGATTTCCCGATCCAGCTAATCCGGCCCACCTGGCGCGGGTGAAATTCGTTCCCGCGGAAGGCGTGACCGACGAGCAGCGTCGCCGCGCCGACGCGATGCTGAAACGCCGGACCGATCGGCTGCCATTCCTAGCGCCGGTCGACTGGGAATCGTTCGAGCCCCTGCTACGCGGCGGGATCGACGGCAGTGGGGTGTGCTTGGACGTGCTACCGGAGGAGACGCGTCCGCGCCTGGCCGAGGCAGCCGAGTTCACCGAGTCGCTGCGTCTGTACGATTCTCCGTATCATCTCGAACTCGATTGGTGGACAGCCCCGTTCGAAGTATCCGAGGGCATCCCCTATAGCTCGCTGATCTCGGTCGCCGAGTCTCATCGGGTAGGCGTCAATCGCCACTTTCCCTTCACCCGCAACCTGGACAGGCGCGCCGGGATCACGCGAGATTTCTCGAAGATCTTGATGCTGTCCACCGAGGACGACACCCACGCCAACGCGCTGGCGTGCGGCGAGGCGCTGTCGCGTGTCCTGCTGGAATGCACGATGGCCGGCTTGGCCACCTGCACGGTCTCGCAACTGACGGAACTGTCGGTCAGCCGTGAACTGCTCGCGGCGATCACGGGTCACACCGACCTGCCCCAGGTCCTGATCCGGGTGGGTGTCGCACCGGCACTCGACGGGACGCCGCCGCCCACGCCGCGGCGGGCGCTCGCCGACGTGTTGCGACGCAAGAGCTGA
- a CDS encoding helix-turn-helix transcriptional regulator: protein MGEHNEDEAGRPHRGERNRQRLRVLELVREHDGPIDAAELGARLGLHTTTVRFHLDALCAEGLVERTRITRAGVGRPRTGYSAVRERLDYRILAEILALELGDTVDKRRRRAEAAGRRWAERITEDDSHEDIAGQHVPQRLTLRKAAEERSGMITTVFDRMGFGPELVPPGKSTPGNQRTIRLHSCPVRDMARHHPEVACALHRGLLQGLAGPTEPVGSAPAMHAELEPFVEPELCLARVIARD from the coding sequence GTGGGCGAGCACAACGAGGACGAGGCCGGGCGGCCGCACCGCGGGGAACGCAACCGGCAGCGCCTACGAGTTCTGGAACTGGTGCGCGAGCACGACGGACCGATCGACGCGGCCGAACTCGGCGCCCGGCTCGGACTGCACACGACGACCGTGCGCTTTCATCTTGACGCGTTGTGCGCCGAGGGGCTCGTTGAGCGCACCCGGATCACGCGCGCCGGCGTGGGCCGCCCCCGCACCGGCTACAGCGCGGTGCGCGAGCGGCTGGACTATCGAATCCTGGCCGAGATATTGGCGCTGGAACTCGGTGACACCGTCGACAAGCGGCGCCGCCGCGCCGAAGCCGCCGGCCGGCGATGGGCTGAGCGGATCACGGAGGACGACTCCCACGAAGATATTGCGGGGCAACATGTTCCACAGCGCCTTACACTCAGAAAAGCCGCTGAAGAGCGATCGGGGATGATCACGACGGTGTTCGACCGCATGGGATTCGGTCCCGAGCTGGTCCCGCCCGGGAAGTCGACTCCCGGCAACCAGCGGACCATCCGCCTGCACAGTTGCCCGGTCCGTGATATGGCCCGTCATCACCCGGAGGTGGCGTGCGCCCTGCACCGCGGGCTGTTGCAGGGCCTGGCGGGCCCGACGGAGCCGGTTGGTTCCGCGCCTGCGATGCACGCCGAGCTGGAACCCTTCGTCGAACCTGAACTCTGTCTCGCCAGGGTGATCGCGCGTGACTAA
- the ctaD gene encoding aa3-type cytochrome oxidase subunit I, which produces MATEIVPRKLLAHRPFPARQGPTGSLAYRLITTTDHKLIGILYCVACFTFFFIGGLLALLMRAELAAPGLQFFSNEQYNQLFTMHGTIMLLFYATPVVFGFANLVLPLQIGAPDVAFPRLNALSFWLFVSGALIALGGFITPGGAADFGWTAYTPLSDAVHSPGAGADLWILGLAVAGLGTILGAVNMITTVVCLRAPGMTMFRLPIFTWNILITSIMVLIIFPLLTAALFGLAADRHLGAHIYDTANGGTILWQHLFWFFGHPEVYVIALPFFGIISEVLPVFARKPIFGYTTLVYATMSIAGLSTAVWAHHMFATGAVLLPFFSFMSYLIAVPTGIKFVNWIGTLWKGQLTFETPMLFAVGFMVTFLLGGLSGVMLASPPIDFHVTDSYFVVAHFHYVLFGTIVFSTFAGIYFWFPKMTGRLLDERLGKLHFWLTLIGFHTTFLVQHWLGNMGMPRRYADYLPTDGFTALNVVSTIGALILGASMLPFVWNVFRSWRYGAPVAVDDPWGHGNSLEWATSCPPPRHNFTELPRIRSERPAFELHYPHMVERMRSERHVGHNVGADAAAEHESTVSVRRS; this is translated from the coding sequence ATGGCAACTGAAATCGTACCGCGAAAATTGTTGGCTCACCGGCCATTTCCTGCGAGGCAGGGGCCGACCGGGAGCCTGGCCTACAGACTGATCACGACTACCGATCACAAACTGATCGGCATCCTGTACTGCGTCGCCTGCTTCACCTTTTTCTTTATTGGCGGACTGTTGGCGCTATTGATGCGCGCCGAACTCGCCGCGCCGGGGTTGCAGTTCTTTTCCAACGAGCAGTACAACCAGCTGTTCACCATGCACGGCACCATCATGTTGCTGTTTTACGCCACCCCCGTCGTGTTCGGGTTTGCCAACCTCGTTCTGCCGCTACAGATCGGTGCACCCGACGTGGCCTTCCCGCGGCTCAACGCCTTGTCATTCTGGCTGTTTGTGTCCGGCGCGCTGATTGCGCTGGGGGGCTTCATCACCCCGGGCGGGGCCGCTGATTTCGGATGGACCGCCTACACGCCGCTATCCGACGCCGTCCACAGTCCGGGTGCGGGAGCCGACCTGTGGATCCTGGGTCTGGCGGTCGCCGGTTTGGGCACCATTTTGGGTGCGGTCAACATGATTACCACGGTGGTGTGCCTGCGCGCGCCGGGTATGACCATGTTCCGATTGCCGATCTTCACCTGGAACATCCTCATCACCTCGATCATGGTGTTGATCATCTTTCCCCTGCTGACCGCGGCGTTGTTCGGGCTGGCTGCCGATCGGCACCTGGGCGCCCACATCTACGACACGGCCAACGGCGGGACAATCCTGTGGCAGCACCTGTTCTGGTTCTTCGGGCATCCTGAGGTCTACGTCATCGCCCTGCCGTTCTTCGGCATCATCAGCGAGGTGTTGCCGGTGTTCGCCCGCAAACCGATCTTCGGCTACACCACACTGGTCTACGCGACGATGAGCATCGCCGGACTCTCGACCGCGGTGTGGGCACACCACATGTTCGCCACCGGAGCGGTGCTGCTGCCGTTCTTCTCATTCATGAGTTATCTCATCGCGGTGCCGACCGGGATCAAGTTCGTCAATTGGATCGGCACCCTCTGGAAAGGCCAACTGACCTTTGAAACCCCGATGTTGTTCGCGGTGGGCTTCATGGTGACGTTTCTGCTGGGTGGGTTGTCCGGGGTCATGCTGGCCAGCCCCCCGATCGACTTTCACGTCACCGACTCGTATTTCGTTGTCGCGCATTTTCACTACGTGCTGTTCGGCACCATCGTGTTCTCCACGTTCGCCGGCATCTACTTCTGGTTCCCGAAGATGACCGGACGGTTGCTCGACGAAAGGTTGGGCAAGCTGCATTTCTGGCTGACCCTGATCGGCTTTCACACCACGTTTTTGGTGCAGCACTGGCTGGGCAACATGGGCATGCCCCGCCGCTACGCGGACTACTTGCCCACCGACGGCTTCACCGCATTGAACGTGGTCTCCACCATCGGGGCGTTGATCCTGGGTGCGTCGATGCTGCCGTTCGTCTGGAATGTGTTCAGAAGCTGGCGCTATGGGGCACCGGTCGCCGTCGATGACCCGTGGGGACACGGTAATTCGCTGGAGTGGGCGACCAGTTGCCCGCCGCCGCGGCACAACTTCACCGAGTTGCCGCGCATCCGTTCCGAGCGGCCCGCCTTCGAGCTGCACTACCCGCACATGGTCGAACGGATGCGCAGCGAGCGACACGTCGGGCACAACGTTGGCGCCGATGCCGCTGCCGAACATGAAAGCACCGTGAGCGTACGGAGGAGCTGA
- a CDS encoding succinate dehydrogenase/fumarate reductase iron-sulfur subunit produces the protein MAYNGTIRVWRGDEQGGELHDFTVEINEGEVVLDVIHRLQATQVPDLAVRWNCKAGKCGSCSAEINGYPKLMCMTRMSTFAEDEVVTVTPMRAFPVIRDLVTDVSFNYEKAREIPSFAPPKDLRPGEYRMAQADVQRSQEFRKCIECFLCQDVCHVIRDHDDNKRVYAGPRMFIRLAELEMHPLDTADRRDLAQDQQGLGLCNITKCCTEVCPEHIKITDNAIIPMKERVAGRRYDPAVWLGRKLFRR, from the coding sequence ATGGCCTACAACGGGACCATCCGGGTGTGGCGCGGCGACGAGCAGGGTGGCGAACTCCATGACTTCACCGTCGAGATCAACGAGGGTGAAGTCGTGCTAGACGTCATCCACCGGCTGCAGGCCACGCAAGTGCCCGACCTGGCGGTGCGCTGGAACTGCAAGGCGGGCAAATGCGGTTCCTGCTCGGCGGAGATCAACGGCTATCCAAAGTTGATGTGCATGACTCGCATGTCGACCTTCGCCGAGGACGAGGTTGTCACGGTCACCCCGATGCGAGCCTTCCCGGTAATTCGCGATCTCGTTACCGACGTCTCGTTCAACTATGAAAAAGCCAGAGAAATACCGTCTTTCGCGCCACCCAAGGATCTACGGCCCGGCGAATACCGGATGGCCCAAGCCGACGTCCAGCGCTCGCAGGAGTTCCGCAAGTGCATCGAGTGCTTCCTGTGCCAAGACGTCTGCCACGTGATCCGTGACCACGACGACAACAAGCGAGTGTATGCCGGACCGCGCATGTTCATTCGCCTCGCCGAACTGGAAATGCACCCACTCGATACCGCCGACCGTCGAGACCTCGCCCAGGACCAGCAGGGCCTGGGACTGTGCAACATCACCAAGTGCTGCACCGAGGTCTGCCCGGAGCACATCAAGATCACCGACAACGCCATCATCCCCATGAAGGAACGCGTCGCGGGTCGCAGGTATGACCCGGCGGTCTGGCTGGGGCGCAAGCTCTTCCGCCGGTAG
- a CDS encoding group III truncated hemoglobin has protein sequence MTNLCAPVGQGIADLATRADVEALLRRFYGRVMVDDVLVEPFEELRSKGLDSHIPVMADFWETALFRAGLYRGSALHAHRHIHRRTPLSSRHFVRWLTVWNETVDAMFQGPIAERAKIQGARIAWAMHRRLTGTDTPELDTAVAR, from the coding sequence GTGACTAACTTGTGCGCCCCGGTCGGCCAAGGGATCGCAGATCTCGCTACCCGCGCGGACGTCGAGGCGCTCTTGCGCCGGTTTTACGGCCGGGTGATGGTCGACGATGTGCTCGTCGAGCCTTTCGAGGAGTTGCGAAGCAAGGGCCTGGACTCGCACATCCCGGTGATGGCCGACTTTTGGGAGACCGCCCTGTTCCGTGCCGGACTCTACCGCGGCAGCGCCCTGCACGCCCACCGGCACATCCATCGGCGAACCCCGTTGAGCAGCCGCCACTTTGTCCGCTGGCTTACGGTGTGGAACGAGACCGTCGACGCGATGTTCCAAGGACCCATCGCCGAACGCGCGAAGATTCAGGGCGCCAGGATCGCCTGGGCCATGCACCGCCGGTTGACGGGCACGGACACACCAGAACTCGACACCGCGGTCGCGCGCTGA